Part of the Varibaculum massiliense genome is shown below.
AGTGAATTCGGATGCCGGCACTCCTTGCAAATGCCAGCTGAGGCGGTGTAAAGAATCCAACCCTAAGTGGCTAATTGCCTGTAGGTGCTGCGCGGACGCATATCCCTTATTTGCTGCCCAGCCATACCCCGGATCGGGTAAGCCGCTCATAAGTCTATCTCGAGTAACCTTCGCCAACACGGAAGCAGCGGCGATAACTACCGATTTCCCGTCCCCTTTAACCAAAGTGGTAACTTCGCGGGGAATTTCTTTTCTCGAGGAGGTGTCCGGCGTCGATTCGGGCAGGGGCGCTTCGCAGGTCGCAAATAAGTCTGCAGGTGCCGATAGATAGTCAAAACTGCCATCAAGCAGCAGTAAACGCGGGGAAAAACCAATTGTTTCTATTGTTTCCAGGGCGCGGTATGCCGCTAAACGCAAGGCGGGAGTCAAGCCCTCCCGATCGATTTCCTCGGGGCTAGCAGTTCCTACCGCCCAGGCAGCCGGCCACGCCGCTAACTCGTCAAACATGGCTTCGCGCCGCCTAGCGGTTAGCTGTTTCGAATCGGTTAAACCAGCTGGAGGCTCCCCCTCGGTGCCATCTATGATTGCTATTCCCACCGCCAAAGGCCCCGCGATTGCCCCCCTGCCTACTTCGTCAATGCCGGCTACGCAAGTTAGCTTAGTCGCCGCCGTGCCGCCCTCACCTGCAAGAATAGTACCAGAGTTCGGTGGGGTAAATAGTTTACGGGCGCGCTGCAGTAGGGAAAGTTCCAGGTCGCGGCTTGGGGTGGTTGTCATTTTAGGGAGCGGGGGGAACTGCCGCGAAAGCGTCGGTGTTCTTAATCGTAGACACCCGATTTAACGGCCACATGATTGCGAAGGCTCGTCCCGTCACCTGGTCTACAGACACAAACCCTTTCGAAGGTTCTTTTATATGGAAACGCGAATCCTCTGAATTGGAACGGTTGTCCCCCATCACCCAAAGTTTCCCGGCCGGCACCGTGACATCGAATTTGATTAACGAGGGCGCACTGCCAGGGTTTATATATCCACTTTCGTCTACGCTCACTCCGTTGACTTTCAGTCTGCCGTTAGTGTCGCAGCATTGCACCCGATCCCCAGGCAGCCCCACAATCCGCTTTACCAGGTGGTTGTGGGAGTCGTCGGGACGTAATCCCACCCAGATCATTATTTTTCCGGCAATGGAGGGACTGGGGGTGGTGCCATCGCGTTTTAACCAGTTGTCATCATCTTGGAAAACGATTACGTCACCCCGGTTAAGTTGCCGGTATTTGGGAACCAGTTTCGACACGATGATGCGGTCATTGATTTGCAGGGTTTGTTCCATCGACGAGGATGGGATTTGGAAGGCTTGCAGCAAAAAAGCTTTGATAATCGCCGAGATAGCCAGGGCTACCACCACCATCATTAGGGTTTCGCGAATCATTAGCCACCCTTTGGAGGGAGTTTTGCGCGTGCGTCGACCTCCGGGGGCAAGACTGCCTTTACCCCGGTTTCCTAAGCCGCTTGTGGCTCCAGTCTCTTTCATCCCTTTAGCTCCCGCCATGATTCGATGTTTCCATCATGCCACATATAAGTTAATCGGCTCTGCCAGCGGGCAGAGCCGATTAACAAAATAGTGTTATTAGGAGTCGCGGCGCTCTTTAATGCGAGCGGCTTTACCGTGACGTTCACGCAGGTAGTATAGTTTCGCCCGGCGCACATCACCGCGGGTTACTACCTCTAGAGAATCGATAGTCGGCGAGTTTACCGGGAAGGTACGTTCTACCCCGATACCGAAGCTGATTTTACGCACGGTGAAAGTAGCATTTGCCTGTTTCTTGCCATGACGGGCGATTACTACCCCCTGGAACACCTGGATACGAGTGTTTCCACCTTCGGTGACGCGTACGTTTACTTTAACAGTGTCCCCAGCGCGAAAATCAGGTAGATCCGAGCGCTGGCTCTTCTGGTTAATCTCATCGATGATATTCAATGTAGTTTCCTCATTTGCTTTCGTTCCGCAGGTAACGTCAGCTATCGGGCCGGTCTCGCCGGCGTATCTAGCATTGCTAAGCGGCATTTGCGGCCCCCTGCGGCAGGTTTCGCAGCCTACTTATGCAACCTTGCTTATTGTGCCACGTTTTGCGCCCAAGACGGAACTTGGTGGGCTGTGAAATCCCTAACCGCGATTAGATCGTGGTTTTCGATTCCCCCTACTAGGAAGGTGCGGCGCCCGCATTTGCGGTAACCGTGGTGGCGGTAGAACTTTAATGCCCGCCGGTTCGCCTGGTTAGTCCCTAAACCAATCTTGGTTAGATGCGGGAAGTGCTCTTGCAGGTAGGCGTGGGTTACTTCTAGCATGGCGCCCGCTAGTCCCGAGCCGCGCCAGCGCTCATCCAGATAACATTTAGACAGGTAGGCGCAGTTTTCTCCCGCGGTTTTCACCAGGTTTTCTTCGGGGGGTAAAAATCCGGGCTCTCCCACGTGGGTCAGGGTATAGCCGGCAGTTTCCCAAGTGGTTTCCTCTTGCCCGGGAGCGCCGGGGGCCACTTCTGTCAAGAGGATGAAGGTTCCCGGGTCAGCTAAATAGGCTTTAAACGCCGGCTCACTGAGTTCTTGATCTACGAAGCGTTTAATGGCATGCGCGGGTAAATAATCTGGGCAGGCCTGCGGGAATAGGTGGGAAGCGATGGCTGAACAGGTGGCAGCCTCTCCCGGCCGCGCCCGGCGAAAACGTACCCGCTGGCTATAGGGGGCAGGCAGGATTCCCTGAGCAGCCAGGATTTCGCGATCAGATTTTTGAAGAGCCCCGGGCTCTATTTCCCAGATCAAGTCGGGGCGACGAGCGGCAGTTAACATTAGGGACTGCTGGCGGCGCCAACTTTTAACTTTCTGGTGATCCCCGCTGAGCAAAACTGCGGGAATATCCAGGCCGCGCCAAGTAGCCGGCTGCGTATAGGCTGGATACTCTAACAGACCGGATAGCTCATAAGATTCTTCCACCAAGGAATTGGGGTTGCCCACGAAACCTTCCAATAGGCGGCAGGTGGCTTCTACCAGGGCAACGGCGGCGACTTCCCCGCCATTAAGCACATAGTCCCCCAGGGAAAAAGGCAGCACCTTTACGCCCGGCAACTGCTGATAATACTGGCTTACCCGTTGGTCGATGCCTTCATAGCGCCCGCAGGCCACTACCAGATGCTCGGTGTTTTCCGCTAAATCGCGCACCTGCCGTTGAGTGAGCGGAACGCCCGACGGAGTAGGAATCGCCAGCACTGTTTTAGGGGCACCTGCCTGGGCAATCACTTGATCAATGGCTTTTCCCCACACATCGGGTTTCATCACCATCCCCGCGCCCCCGCCCGCGGGGGCGCGGTCCACAGTGCGATGGACATCTTCGGTCCAGTCCCGCAAATCCCAAACCTGGGTTTGCAAAATCCCACTAGAGCGGGCTTTACCCATGAGGGAAACATCTAAGCAATCAAAGAACTGGGGGAAAATGGAAATAATGTCTATCCGCATCTTGCTGCCTTTCTGCGCCTCTAGAACAGCCCCTCGGGGGCATCCACGGTGATTACCCCATTTTCCAGGTCAATCCCGGTCACTAAGGCTTTCACAAAAGGCACTTCCACTAGCTGCCCGGCCGCGGTGGTTACTTGCAGGCGATCTTGAAATCCGCCCATCTCTAGCCCGCTGCACTCCCCCAAGGTTTCGCCCTCGGGACTAAGAACCTCTAGCCCGGCTAACTGGGCAGCCGCGTATTCATCTTCGCGGGAAGTCTCGGGGGCAAAAAGTTCGCTGCCCCGGATAGATTCTGCATCTTCACGGGTGTTTATATGGGAAAAAGTCAGGCAGTAGCGGTTTTTTATTTCCCGGTAGGATGCCACTGTCCATTCTTCTCCGGCGGCGGTAGTAAGGGTTGCCCCCACTTGGAAACGTTCGGCGGGATAGTCGGTAAAGGGACGCACCAGCACTTCACCTTTTAGACCACGCGGCGGACCGACCTGCCCTACTTTTACCAGATCCATTTTTCTCCCCTAGACACATCACCAGAATATACCTGCAGATAAAGTTGCGAGCCCCATGAATCCTCATGGGGCTCGCAACTAAAAACTAGCGTTACCGGCGCGAACGGCGATCGGTGTCGACTACATCAACCCGAACCGGTCCGCGAGCGGAAAGTGCACCCATAACTTTGCGCAGAGCCCGCGCGGTGCGTCCTCCCCGACCGATTACGCGTCCAAGATCCTGCGGATTAACCCGCACTTCTAGCAGCTTGCCGCGCCGCATACTGCGTTCATCCACCCGCACATCTTCGGGGTGATCGACAATTCCACTAACTAGATGTTCTAGTGCATCCGCCAACATTATTAGGCTTCCTCGCTCTCGGGAGCAGCTTCTTCAGCTTCCGCGGATTCTGCCGCTTCCGCGGCTTTTGCTTCTTCGGCTTCCTTAGCTGCCGCTTCTGCCTCGGCCTTAGCTTTTTCTTCGCTGGCCTTGGCTTTACGCTTTTGTGCCTCGTCCGCGGCGGCTTTCACGTTCTTTTCGCGAGCCTGGTCGCTGCTAAGAGTTTCTTTGGTCTTAATCCAGCTTTCAACGTTTTCTTTACCGTTGAAGCGGGCAATATCGCCTGAGAGTACCAGTAACCGGCGAACTGCGTCTGAGGGCTGCGCCCCCACGCCGAGCCAGTACTGCACCCGATCCGACTTGACCTGAATGAAAGACGGTTCCTCGTTGGGGTTGTACTGTCCAACCTCTTCGATTACGCGACCGTCGCGTTTTTTGCGGCTGTCTACCACTACAATCCGGTACACCGGGTAGTGAATCTTACCAATACGCTTTAAACGAATACGAACTGCCACTTTTGTGGTTTCTCCTGTTCTATTGACTGCTGAGCGCCCGCCCTAGCCGGTGGGATACGGCCTGGATCAAGCCCTCGAGACAAGGCCGCCACACAGAGAGGGGGTGTATTGGCCCGGTACAACTAGCTATTCTGCCAGATTTTGGCGCCAGGTTTCTACTTTATTCCCCGCTAGGGCGGCTTCTTTGAGCAGTTTCACACCTCTAGCTACCTGCAGTGTGGCTGCGAGCTAATCACCAAGCAGCCTTCTGCCGCACTTATTCACCGCCCCGACTGCGGTGAAATCCGGAAAAACTATTGAAAAGCGCAAATAAACTGTTCGACTGCGGCACGGGCAGTAACCGGATCTAGACCACGGGCGCTAGCCACGAACGCTCCCCGTAAATACTCAGGTTCTTCCTGGTTATGACGGGTTTTAAAAGTGTGAACGTTGCCTCCGGCAACTCGCACCAGGTGGATCCCGGCCGCCACGTCCCAGGGGCGCATCGCAGTTCCAAAGGCGACTGCGGTATGCCCGGCGGCTACCTGTGCCAGGTCAAGAGCGCCGGCACCGGGAGAATGAACGGTGGCATAAGCATCAGCCAGACGGGCCGCCATCTGCCAAGATTTTTCTACTCGCTGCGGATTCCTATCACGGAAGGGGAAATAGCCGGTGATGATGCCTTCACTTTCAGCGTGGGCGCCCTCGGCACGCATGCGCGCGGCTCGCTCCCCCTCATACAGGGTGGCTTCGGTAGCATCAGCGATGAAAAGTTCGCGGGTATAGGGAACATAAACTGCGCCTGCCACCGTTTTTCCCTCAAGCTCTACTCCAATGGAAGTGTTGAAATAAGCTACTCCGGAGGCAAAGTTCGCGGTGCCATCAATGGGATCCACTATCCAACGCACCCGAGTACCCAAGTCTTTTACTAGCGCTTTTGCTTCCGCCAGTTCGCCTACTCCCGGAGCATCCTCCCGCCGGTGGGGCTGGGCCTGCTCCCAGGCAAATTCCTCAACCAATATCGGATCTAGCCCCTGCCGGCACCCTCCTTCCCAGCTAGCGCGTTGAACCTGCTCTAAAGTTAAGGTTCCGGCGGCGGCAACTTTTTCTTTCTCGAGGACATGCTCCCCGGTTTCCTCCCCCAAGATCCGGGAGCCAGGAACCGCGCTTCCTAGCAGGTACTGCAACCGCGCCTCCACGTAGCGGTCATGGATAGTGACCGGATCGTGGATACCGGCTTTCAAGAACACTTCTAGGGGCGCCCGGAAGGCTTTGCGCAGGTAGACTCCTACCTGTTGCGCCGCCTCCCCCGCGACGATCATTAGCGCATGGTCAAGGCTCATTCCCGAAGTGCTCATAGCTTCTATTATTACCCTCTTTAGGTTATTAGTCCTAGGAAGTGGGGACTTTACCCGGGAACTCTTTGCCCAATAGTGCCACTTTTTCGGGTTTAACCGCCACTTTCGGGTCGCCAATCGGATCTGAGGAATAGCGCAGGTAATCGGCACGCGCCCCCGGTTCAATGGCGCCAATCCCCAGATAGTCACGGGCACGCCAAGTTGCAAAATCAATAATTTCCCAGGTCTCTACCCCGCCGCGTTCCCACAGGGACAGTTCTCGCCCCAGTTCTCCATGCGGCTGGTAACCACCAGAATCGGTTCCGGGCAGCAGATGCACTCCCGCGGCGTGGAGCATTGCAAAGTGTTCGCGCCGCTGCTCCCACATTTTCTGCATAGTCGCCGCATAGACTGGGTATTTTTGCCCCGCTTGCGCCGCGAACTGGTTAAACAGCTCTACTTGCAACAAGGTTGGGGTGACGGGAATCCCGCGCCGGGCGCACTCTTGAGCCTGATTGGCATCGATCCCGCTGCCATGCTCAATGCAGTCGATCCCGGCGTCTAGCAGTCCCGCGATCGCTTTATGGGAAAATGCGTGCGCGGTTACTCGCGCCCCTGCCTCGTGAGCAGCCGCGATCCCTTCTTTCAAGATTTCGGTGGGCCACAGGGGATCTAAATCTGAATCTGCTCCCTTCGAGCGGTCAATCCAGTCGGCCACGATTTTTACCCAGCCGTCACTGCGCTCTGCCTGTTTAGCCATCACCTGCGGTAAATCGCTCAGGTTTTCTACCTCTACCGGCAGCAAGCGCATATAACGTTTGGGGCGAGCAATATGGCGGCCGCAGCGAATAATCGGCGGCAGTGCGGGGTTGTCCAAAATCCCGGGGGCATACTCTAGGTTTCCGCAGTCTCGAATGGCTAAGATTCCGCAGCCTAGATCTGCCTGCGCCTGCGCTAATGCTTCTTGCGGGGTAGCCAGCTCCCCTACTGCCGCAAACCCAATATGGCAATGCACATCGCAAAATCCGGGCAGGAAATAGTCGCCGTCAGCGCTGTTATCTTCTCTAAACGCCCCGAAGTGTCCATCCTCGGTAATCGGTAACTGCCCCCGCACCCAGCGGGGAGCCTGCTTAGCTTGCTTACGGTAATAAAAATTTCCGCTCAGCAGCTTCATCGCTGCCCCAACATCCGTTTCAAGTCATCGGGCAAGTCATCCAAAGTGGGAGCAGCGGCCGGGGCTGCGGGTTGAGCAGCCCCCATTCCGAAGGCACTGCCGGCAGCGGGTGCCGGAGCCGTTTCCTCGCCTTTCACAGCTTGCCGGGCCTCCCACTGTTTTTGCTTCGCGGGGTTTCCGAACTTGCGGCGATTCTTCTTGCCGGTCTTGCGCTGCTTCTTGGTGGCGCCCCCGCGTCCGCCCGGCATTCCCGGCATGGAAGGCATTCCCGGCATACCTCCCCCGTTGGACATGCGTTTCATCATTTTTGCAGCCTGTGTAAACCGCTCTACCAGCCCATTTATCTCGGTAACGGTGGTGCCAGAACCACGCGCAATCCGGGCACGGCGCGAACCGTTCAGCAAGGATAAATCGTCGCGTTCTTGTGGGGTCATGGAGTTTACGATGGCTTCAATCCGGTCGATGCTCTTTTCATCAAAAGCATCTAGCTGGTCGCGGTACTGATTCATGCCGGGCAGCATTCCCATCAGTTTCTTCATCGACCCCATCTTGCGCAGCTGCTGCAATTGCGCCATAAAATCAGTCAGGGTGAACTGGCCTTTTTGCATCTTGCGAGCCAGCGCCTCGGCCTCTTTTTGGTCATAGGCCTTTTGGGCTTGCTCGATTAAGGTGAGCATATCGCCCATATCGAGGATGCGTCCGGCCATCCGTTCGGCATGGAAACGCTCAAAATCACCCAAGTTTTCGCCGGTAGAGGCAAAAAGAATCGGCTGCCCGGTTACTCCCCGCACCGAAAGCGCCGCCCCGCCGCGAGCGTCACCATCGAGTTTGGACAGCACTACCCCGGTAAAGCCCACCCCGTCCCGGAAGGCAATCGAGGTTTGCACTGCGTCTTGCCCCACCATAGCGTCCAGGACGAAGAGAATCTCGTGGGGGTTAACCGCGTCGCGGATATCGCGTGCCTGGCGCATCATTTCTTCGTCAACACCCAACCGACCGGCGGTATCGACAATGATTACGTCATAGCCTTCGGTAATCGCCCGGTTTAATCCCGAGCGCGCTACCTCGACCGGATCGCCCTGCCCATCCCCGGATGCGGGGGCGTGAATATCTACCCCAGCTTTTTCGGCGACAATACTCAGCTGAGTGACCGCGCCGGGACGCTGCAGGTCACAGGCAGCCAGGAGGACGCGTTTGCCTTCTTCTTCCCGCAGCCACTTGCCCAGTTTCCCGGCCAGGGTGGTTTTACCGGCACCTTGCAGACCGGCCAACATAAACACGGATGGTCCACGCTTCGCATAGTGTAATTCCCGGGTCTCGCCCCCCAGGACTTCTACCAGTTCGTCATGAACAATCTTGACTACCTGTTGGCCGGGATTAAGCGCTTTCGAACGCGCCGCCCCATAAGCTTGCTGGCGCACCGTCTTGGTGAACTGCCGGACTACCGGCAGCGCTACGTCGGCCTCTAGCAGGGCACGCCGAATTTCGGAGACGGTAGCGTCAACATCCGCCTCGGTCAGCAAGCCTTTAGAGCGCAGACGCTTAAAGGAATCGGCTAGGCGATCAGACAGGCTATTAAACAAAGTGTTTCCTCCTGGAAATAGTCTCGCCGTCTAGTTTACTTCAGCAGCGCGTCAACGAAGTCCTCGGGTACGAAAGGCGCTAAATCGTCTGGTCCTTCCCCCAGACCCACCAGCTTGACCGGCACAGATAGTTCGCGTTGTACGCTGACCACGATTCCGCCCCGCGCCGTTCCATCAAGTTTTGTCAGCACAATACCGCTAACATCGACTACTTCGGAGAATACTTTTGCCTGTTGCATCCCGTTTTGTCCGGTAGTGGCATCTAGAACTAGCAAGGTCTCAGTCACCGGAGCGCTCTTTTCGATTACCCGTTTGACCTTACCTAGCTCGTCCATCAAACCGGCTTTATTCTGCAGACGCCCGGCGGTATCTACCAGCACCACATCCAGTCTTTTATCTTTGGCGTATTTTACGGCGTCGAAAGCTACCGAAGCCGGGTCGGCGCCCTCTTTATCGGAGCGCACCACTTCCACCCCAACCCGGTTTCCCCAAGTCTCTAGCTGGTCAGCGGCGGCTGCCCGGAAAGTATCGGCGGCTCCCAGCACTACCGACTTATTTTCTGCCACCAGAATCCGGGCAATCTTACCGACGGTGGTGGTTTTCCCGGTGCCGTTTACGCCTACGGCGAGGACGATCCCGGGCTTAGAACCATCGGCTTGCTCTAGGTGCAAGCTGCGATCTAGATCCGGGTTTACCAGCTCAATCAACTTGGTGCGTAAGATTTCTCGAATCTTTACGGGATCGGAGGTGCCCAACACTTTCGCCTGGGTGCGCAGTTCTTCCATCAGTTCATCGGTGGCAGCAACCCCTAAGTCTGCCAGCAGCAAAGTATCTTCTATTTCTTCCCAATCCTCGGCACTAAGATCCCCGCGACCGAGCACCCCCAGTAGCATTTTGCCGAAAGATCCTGATTTAGCCAGGCGGGAACGCAGGCGCTGCATCCGCCCTTGGGCAGGTTCCGGGGTTTCGAGGGCGCCTTGAGAGCTTTCTTGCTCTGGGGCAACCGGCTGTGCTTCCTCCTCACTAGAAGCTTCACTCGGTTCCTCGGCGGCGGGGGCTTCACTCAGATTCCCTGCCGATTCCGCTGATTCCGCCTTCTGTACCTCTGGTTCTGCCGCTAACGGTTCCGGCTCTGCCGACTCCGGCTGCGCAGCTGCGACAGATACTTTCTCCTCGTCTACCTGGGCGGCAGGCGCCGCAATTTGTTTAGCCTTGGAGGACTCCAACTGTTTTTTGGCTTTCGCGGAACGCACTGCTAAGGCGCTACCGGTTCCAATTACCGCCAAAACCAGAACTATAACCACAATCCCGAGAGGTGAAAAAAGAAAACTCATGTCTCTATTGTCACCTATTGGCGCGCTCAGGTCATATTAGGGATAGTTTTCCTTCCGTGAGCTGCCGGTTTAGAAAAATATCGGGTTTATTCCGATTTAAGAGGCTGCCAGGAAACCTTATCCACGTGGAAAGGCTCGTCCCCCGGCAAACCGGCGTGCGCTTCTAAGTCCAGTTCAGCAGCGCCTGTCTGTTCCGTGGGGGTATCGGGGGTGAACTTGCGAGCCCAGCGACGCATCTGCCCGTCCTGGTGGTCCTTCGGCTTGTCCGCAAGGGGCGTATCCGCAATCTTTTGGGTTCCAGCAGCTTTTTCCTTGGTTTTATTCCCGGAAACTGCGACCACATTTACCGCCGGTACCTGCGGCAGGTAGCTAGTGGAATCTCCTGGATCTTTCACTATCGGGGTTGCAGCACTAGCTGGAGGGCGACGATGCTGAGCGGGAGCAAAAGTGGGAGGTAGCATCCCGTCAGAGTCCTGCCAAGCTCCCTTAGCCGCAGCTTTTGTCCGCTTTTGCTGACGCGCCGCATCTTTCTCTGCCCGGCGCGTACGCATCGCTGCAACTTCTTCCCCCCATATTTGTCCGGCAGCGCTGCGCAGGTTCTCCACCTCTGCCAGAGGATCAGCGGATTCTCCTGGCGCTGCCTCTTGCAGCAAAGTATCGAGGCGTACCCGCTGACCAGATTGTTCCCGGGGGGCGCGATGGTCGTTTTCTTGCCAAGAACCAGCCGACTCGCGGATCCATTCCCGCACCCCACCTCCGGGGCGGCGCGTACGCACCATGACCGCCACCACCAGCACTCCAATAAGTACAGTGATGCCAATGCCCACGAATAGTAAGATTAACGGCTTAGTCACGTAATCTAGTATGCCAACACTTAAGCGATTTACCGACTCCGGTTATTGACCGATACCAAACTGTTATCAGATTTCGGTGTGATTTTAGCTATCTGCCGGCTCTAAGCGTTGCGAAATTACCCGGGATACCCCTTCGCGCATAGTCACCCCGTAAAGCACATCGGCTACTTCCATAGTCCGTTTTTGGTGGGTAATCACAATCATCTGGCTAACTTCGCGCAGCTGCTTAAATAGCTCTAGCATCCGCGAAAGATTCAGGTCATCGAGGGCAGCCTCTACCTCGTCCAAGATATAGAAGGGCGAGGGGCGGGCTTTGAAAATCGCGATTAAAAATGCCAGCGCCGCCAAGGAGCGTTCCCCGCCGGAAAGTAGGGATAGGCGCTGCACATTTTTTCCGGCAGGACGAGCATTTACCTCTACCCCGGTAGTAAGCATATCGTCCGGATCGGTCAGTTTTAGGGAACCGGTACCTCCCGGGAATAGGCGGGAAAACACCTCGGTGAATTCCCGGGATATATCCGCATAAGCCTCTTCAAAAGCTACTTTCACCTGGTGATCCACTTCCCGCACCACCACCAGCAAATCTGCTTTCGAAGTCCGCAAATCTGTCAGCTGTCCCATTAAGAATTCAAAACGTTTCTCTAACGCCTGGTGTTCTTCTAAAGCTAGGGGGTTGACTTTCCCTAGCCGGGAAATCGCGCGATTCGCCTTTTCCAGCAGCGCACTCTGTTCGGCGCGATTGTAGGGACGCCAGCGTCCTTCCTCGGGCTCTGCTGCGCCGTCCTCCCTGCTAGACGCAATTTCGCGCTCTTGTTGACCGGCGCCATCAGCTGTTTCATGTGCGCTTTCAGTTACCCCCTCTTCAGCTTCTCCCCTAGCAGCTACCGCTTCTTCCTGGGCATTTTCTGCCCGCTGTGCCAATAACTCTGGATCCGGAACCAGCTGCTGCGGACCAAAAGCAGCAATCAGTTCTTGGGGAGAAAGCGCGTACCGTTCCTGTGCCTGTTGGGTTAACTGTTCCGCGCGCACCCGATATTCAGCGGCTGCCACCTCGTCCCGGCGGCTTAAATCATTTAGCTCTGCCAACTGGGTATTTAAACGGTCGATTTCACTGCGTACTTGCTCGGCGGCCTGCGAGGAGGCGGTTCGGGCGGCCTCGGCGCTTTCCCGCCAAGTTTTCGCCACCTGGGCTACGCTGGCCGAACGCTGCGCAAATACTTCACACCAGGACGCCACCTGCAACATCCTTTGGGACTGCCGGGCGCGCTCGACTTCGCGTTGACTACGGGCAGCCAGGCGCAACTGGAAACGCTCCAAAGATTTCACTTCCCCTTGGAAGCGTTCCCGCAAAGTATTGGTAATCTGAGTGGCTGCCGCCAGCTCTAAATGCGTCTGCGCAGCTTTTTCCCGAGCCGATAAATCCGCGGCCCGTGCCGCCTCTAAAGCTTGTTCCGCCTGCTGCAAAGGAGCTAAATCCGCGCTACCGGAAAAAGCATCTCGCGCTTTTTCAGCCGCCTCTAGCAGCTGCCTACACTTTTCAAAATCTACCTTCGCCTGTGCCAGTTCTGCTGCCGCCCGCTTTTCTTGACTCTCGGCTCCGCTAACTGCCGCTTCTGTAAGCGCCCGTTCTTGCGCCTTGGCCGCCGCTTGGGCATCAGCCTGACGCAATACTTTCAGAGCCTGCGCGGATGCTGCCGCTGCCTGCGATAATGCTTCCTCAGCTGCCTTCACCTGGACGCGTGCTTTTTCTTTCGTAGCTTCGGCGACCTGAGCGGCTTTCCGTGCTAATCGTAGGCGCCGCTCCACCTCGATACGGTTAACCCCACCGCTGCCAGTTTCCCCCAGGTATTT
Proteins encoded:
- the lepB gene encoding signal peptidase I, which translates into the protein MAGAKGMKETGATSGLGNRGKGSLAPGGRRTRKTPSKGWLMIRETLMMVVVALAISAIIKAFLLQAFQIPSSSMEQTLQINDRIIVSKLVPKYRQLNRGDVIVFQDDDNWLKRDGTTPSPSIAGKIMIWVGLRPDDSHNHLVKRIVGLPGDRVQCCDTNGRLKVNGVSVDESGYINPGSAPSLIKFDVTVPAGKLWVMGDNRSNSEDSRFHIKEPSKGFVSVDQVTGRAFAIMWPLNRVSTIKNTDAFAAVPPAP
- a CDS encoding RNA-binding protein; protein product: MLADALEHLVSGIVDHPEDVRVDERSMRRGKLLEVRVNPQDLGRVIGRGGRTARALRKVMGALSARGPVRVDVVDTDRRSRR
- a CDS encoding ribonuclease HII; the protein is MTTTPSRDLELSLLQRARKLFTPPNSGTILAGEGGTAATKLTCVAGIDEVGRGAIAGPLAVGIAIIDGTEGEPPAGLTDSKQLTARRREAMFDELAAWPAAWAVGTASPEEIDREGLTPALRLAAYRALETIETIGFSPRLLLLDGSFDYLSAPADLFATCEAPLPESTPDTSSRKEIPREVTTLVKGDGKSVVIAAASVLAKVTRDRLMSGLPDPGYGWAANKGYASAQHLQAISHLGLDSLHRLSWHLQGVPASEFTRAWHTRREKRAQPPIVFSSQRG
- the rpsP gene encoding 30S ribosomal protein S16, whose protein sequence is MAVRIRLKRIGKIHYPVYRIVVVDSRKKRDGRVIEEVGQYNPNEEPSFIQVKSDRVQYWLGVGAQPSDAVRRLLVLSGDIARFNGKENVESWIKTKETLSSDQAREKNVKAAADEAQKRKAKASEEKAKAEAEAAAKEAEEAKAAEAAESAEAEEAAPESEEA
- the rplS gene encoding 50S ribosomal protein L19, translating into MNIIDEINQKSQRSDLPDFRAGDTVKVNVRVTEGGNTRIQVFQGVVIARHGKKQANATFTVRKISFGIGVERTFPVNSPTIDSLEVVTRGDVRRAKLYYLRERHGKAARIKERRDS
- the rimM gene encoding ribosome maturation factor RimM (Essential for efficient processing of 16S rRNA); protein product: MDLVKVGQVGPPRGLKGEVLVRPFTDYPAERFQVGATLTTAAGEEWTVASYREIKNRYCLTFSHINTREDAESIRGSELFAPETSREDEYAAAQLAGLEVLSPEGETLGECSGLEMGGFQDRLQVTTAAGQLVEVPFVKALVTGIDLENGVITVDAPEGLF
- a CDS encoding amidohydrolase family protein, with amino-acid sequence MKLLSGNFYYRKQAKQAPRWVRGQLPITEDGHFGAFREDNSADGDYFLPGFCDVHCHIGFAAVGELATPQEALAQAQADLGCGILAIRDCGNLEYAPGILDNPALPPIIRCGRHIARPKRYMRLLPVEVENLSDLPQVMAKQAERSDGWVKIVADWIDRSKGADSDLDPLWPTEILKEGIAAAHEAGARVTAHAFSHKAIAGLLDAGIDCIEHGSGIDANQAQECARRGIPVTPTLLQVELFNQFAAQAGQKYPVYAATMQKMWEQRREHFAMLHAAGVHLLPGTDSGGYQPHGELGRELSLWERGGVETWEIIDFATWRARDYLGIGAIEPGARADYLRYSSDPIGDPKVAVKPEKVALLGKEFPGKVPTS
- a CDS encoding inositol monophosphatase family protein; the encoded protein is MSTSGMSLDHALMIVAGEAAQQVGVYLRKAFRAPLEVFLKAGIHDPVTIHDRYVEARLQYLLGSAVPGSRILGEETGEHVLEKEKVAAAGTLTLEQVQRASWEGGCRQGLDPILVEEFAWEQAQPHRREDAPGVGELAEAKALVKDLGTRVRWIVDPIDGTANFASGVAYFNTSIGVELEGKTVAGAVYVPYTRELFIADATEATLYEGERAARMRAEGAHAESEGIITGYFPFRDRNPQRVEKSWQMAARLADAYATVHSPGAGALDLAQVAAGHTAVAFGTAMRPWDVAAGIHLVRVAGGNVHTFKTRHNQEEPEYLRGAFVASARGLDPVTARAAVEQFICAFQ
- the trmD gene encoding tRNA (guanosine(37)-N1)-methyltransferase TrmD; protein product: MRIDIISIFPQFFDCLDVSLMGKARSSGILQTQVWDLRDWTEDVHRTVDRAPAGGGAGMVMKPDVWGKAIDQVIAQAGAPKTVLAIPTPSGVPLTQRQVRDLAENTEHLVVACGRYEGIDQRVSQYYQQLPGVKVLPFSLGDYVLNGGEVAAVALVEATCRLLEGFVGNPNSLVEESYELSGLLEYPAYTQPATWRGLDIPAVLLSGDHQKVKSWRRQQSLMLTAARRPDLIWEIEPGALQKSDREILAAQGILPAPYSQRVRFRRARPGEAATCSAIASHLFPQACPDYLPAHAIKRFVDQELSEPAFKAYLADPGTFILLTEVAPGAPGQEETTWETAGYTLTHVGEPGFLPPEENLVKTAGENCAYLSKCYLDERWRGSGLAGAMLEVTHAYLQEHFPHLTKIGLGTNQANRRALKFYRHHGYRKCGRRTFLVGGIENHDLIAVRDFTAHQVPSWAQNVAQ